The DNA sequence AACACCAAACGGGATGATATAATCAAGGAGATACTGAACTCTAAGCTGATCAAGCCCCCTCGAAAGGCAGGCGCTTATCCAGAAGCAAAAAACGTCGACAAAACCAAATACTGCACTTTTCACCAAAAGCATGGCCACACAACCGACGAATGTGTCATTGCCAAAGATTTATTGGAGCGCTTGGCACGGCAAGGGCATCTTGACAAGTTTATTACAGGACATATGCAAAAGAGAGCAGCATCGAGCTCCAAGCAACCTACAACAGGTCCATCATCAAAGGAAAAGGATAAAGCTCCTGCCCACCCTAGAGGGGTGATCAATTGCATTTCAGGTGGCTATGCTGGTGGTGGCCATACAAGCTCGGCTCGAAAAAGGACCTACAGAGCCATGTTAGCAGTCGAGAATAACTCTCATAACCCCCCCCCCCCATGCAAGACGTCCCCGAGCTGACCTTCGGACACGCCGACCTCAATTCTGCTCACACCAATTTTGATGATCCCGTGGTTATTTCCATCCAACTGGGCGACCTTATAGTCAAAAAAGTACTACTTGATCCAGGAAGTAGCGCTGATATCCTTTTCTTTAGcacatttcaaaaaataaaactgAGCACTAATATTTTACAGCAATATTCGGGAGAACTAGTCAGCTTCTCAGGAGAACAAGTTCCCGTGATGGGATCTGTGTGGCTACAAACCACTCTTGGAGAACACCCTTTGTCTAAAACACAAGACATCCAATATCTGGTGGTCGACTGTTTCAGTCCTTATAATGCTATATTAGGGAGGCCATTTTTGAATAAATTCACCGCAATAGTTTCAACATTTCACCTTTGTGTCAAGTTTCCTGTGCAGGACAACATCGTCGCAACCATCCACAGTGATTTACACGAAGCTCGGCACTACTACAATATAAGCCTAAAGCCCGTGAAAAATAGTACCGAAGTTCGTGTCAACTCCACACAATCAGAGCAGCCAGCCCTGGCCGAGCTGGACCCAAGAGCCGACTTTCAAGAACGCCTCGTACCAAATGAGGATCTAATAAGGGTCACCTTGACTGACGATCAGACGAAATTCACCTTTATCGGAGCGTCAATGGACAAAGACGCCAGGGAGAAGCTGACTGCATTCTTACGTCAGAGTACCGACTTATTTGCTTGGACCTCAGGGGATATGCCAGGAATTAGTCCATCAGTAATAACACACAGGTTAGCAGTCAGCCCAACAGCCCGACCAGTTTCTCAGAAAAAGCGGAACCTCGGAGCTGAAAAGAGAGCAGCCTCAATGACAGAAGTCAACAAGCTCATCGACGCTCAGTTCATCCGAGAACTGAGATTCACAACATGGTTGGCTAACGTCGTTATGGTAAAAAAGAATAATGGTAAATGGCGCATGTGTGTCGATTTTACTGATTTAAATAAAGCATGTCCCAAAGATGCTTATCCCCTACCCTGCATAGACACCTTAGTAGATAACTCATGGGGTTATGGTACACTGAgtttcatggatgcatactctggTTACAACCAGATCTTTATGCATCCATCAGACTAGGAAAAAATAGCTTTTATAACTGAGTACGGTAATTATTGCTATAATGttatgccttttggtttaaagaatgcaggtgcaacatatcaaagattaatgaataaagtctttgAGCAGCAGATAGGCAGGAACCTCGAGGTCTATGTAGACGACATGGTCGTCAAAACAAAGGTCGGCCACCCCCACATCGACGACCTTGATGAGATATTTACGCAAGTCAGAAAATATAACATGAGGTTAAATCCTGAAAAATGCGCCTTTGGTGTTCGAGGAGGAAAATTCCTTGGGTTTATCTTGACAAGCCGAGGAATAGAGGCTAATCCAGAAAAATGTCAAGCTATTCTCGACATGCACAGTCCTACTACAATAAAAGAAGTTCAACGGCTGACAGGCCGATTAGCTGCATTATTAAGATTCATGCCGTGTTTAGCAGCTAAATCCTTTAACTTTTTTCAATGTTTAAAGAAAACAGCAAAACACTTTTCTTGGAATCAAGAATGTGAAGAGGCATTCCTAGGCTTAAAACAATTTTTGTCTAAACCACCTGTTCTACAAAAGCCAAAGCTCGGCGAACCATTATATCTATACTTATCTGTAACTGATGTGACCATTAGTTCTGTTCTTATTACAGAAAACAACAAGGAGCAACAGCCGGTCTATTTCGTGAGCAAGTCACTACAAAATGCTGAGCTACGTTACCCAATGCTCGAGAAGCTCGTCCTAGCACTAATCTTCTCCGCCAGGAGACTCCGACCTTATTTTCAGAGCCACACAATCATCGTTCGAACAGCCCACCCACTTCGGCAGATACTCTCTAAGCCTGAGTTAGCAGGACGATTAATTAAGTGGTCCATAGAGCTGTCAGAATTTGACATTCAATATCAGCCTAGAGGGTCGGTTAAATCACAATGTTTAGCGGACTTTGTAGCCGAACTTACGTCCTCAAACTCCGACGATAAAGGTCAACCTTGGACCTTATTCGTTGACAGTGCTTCGAACCCTCAGGGGGCAGGTGCAGGAATACTACTTGAGAGCTCGGATGGCATAGTAATCGAGCATTCTCTCAGGTTCTCGTTCAAAGCAAGCAACAATCAGGCCGAATATGAAGCCCTCATTGCTGGGCTCAGGTTAGCTACTGATTTACAGGTTAAAATTCTAAAAGTTTACTGCGATTCATTACTAATTGTTCAGCAAGTAAATCATAGTTTTCAAACGAAAGATCAGATATTATTGAAATACCTAGACATTGTCCAAAAGCTATTAAATGATTTTTCAAATGTCGAGGTTATCCATATACCTAGGGAGCAGAACCATAGAGCCGATATCTTGTCAAAGCTAGCCACCACACAAACGCAAACTTCAA is a window from the Arachis stenosperma cultivar V10309 chromosome 3, arast.V10309.gnm1.PFL2, whole genome shotgun sequence genome containing:
- the LOC130965509 gene encoding uncharacterized protein LOC130965509 — encoded protein: MNKVFEQQIGRNLEVYVDDMVVKTKVGHPHIDDLDEIFTQVRKYNMRLNPEKCAFGVRGGKFLGFILTSRGIEANPEKCQAILDMHSPTTIKEVQRLTGRLAALLRFMPCLAAKSFNFFQCLKKTAKHFSWNQECEEAFLGLKQFLSKPPVLQKPKLGEPLYLYLSVTDVTISSVLITENNKEQQPVYFVSKSLQNAELRYPMLEKLVLALIFSARRLRPYFQSHTIIVRTAHPLRQILSKPELAGRLIKWSIELSEFDIQYQPRGSVKSQCLADFVAELTSSNSDDKGQPWTLFVDSASNPQGAGAGILLESSDGIVIEHSLRFSFKASNNQAEYEALIAGLRLATDLQVKILKVYCDSLLIVQQVNHSFQTKDQILLKYLDIVQKLLNDFSNVEVIHIPREQNHRADILSKLATTQTQTSTLLQSTLSRPSIDEFNILSIINQESWQQPYIQYLRNGTIPEEIKDKNKFRRQASFFTLMNNILYRRGYSRPLLRCLDRAEADLVLSEAHEGICGIHCGARSLAQKVLRAGFYWPTIWDDSRQKVRTCDKCQKHSPMINMPAEHLHQSEIEAHPLAKITSSQMISFVWKSIICRFSVPGHIITDNGRQFTDHNFKEFLQNLKIKQHFSSVEHPQSNGLAEAANKVILQALRKKLDDAKGLWAELVPEVLWAYNTTPHSTTKETPFRLVYGSEAMIPMEISQDSLRTLAEHHDEARQAELDLIEEIRETSAIRHRALQQQLSRRYSRKVQPRTFNIGDLVLRKTEQARRPSSHGKLAAAWDGPYRVCEVLGRGAYKLEQLDGTTIPSTWNVNSLKQYYS